The genomic window ATCCACGTCAAGTTCAAGAAGGTCTTCATTACTTATTTTTTGCCCTATTTCACAAGTGCTAAAATCTCTGTGTTGCTCGTGATGTTTGAGAATTTTATCCATGGGAAGGCCCGCGGGAACATACACACCCCCCTTAGACGTAGACACGGCAACAATCTTATACCCCCACTCACTTAGAATTCTTGCAAGATTCTTCCCAACATTACCAAATCCCTGAATCGCAACTGTTACGGATTCAGGAGTACATCCTTTAAGGTAGTGTTTAAGAACAATCGCTCCTCCAAGAGATGTTGCATACTCTCGCCCCTTTGAACCTCCCAAGGAAAGAGGTTTTCCCGTAATTACTCCTGGCGCTTTTGCTTTGTTGATTTTTTCAAATTCATCAAGCATCCAACCCATAATAGTGCTATTCGTGTTCACATCAGGCGCAGGAATATCGATGTGGGGGCCTATAAAAGGAGCAATTGCACGAATATATCCTCTACTTACTCTTTCAAGTTCATTCGCACTTAGTTCACGAGGATCAACAATAACCCCTCCTTTCGCACCTCCATACGGAATATTGACAAGAGCGCATTTAAGCGTCATAAGAAAAGAGAGCAGTTTAATTTCTTCGAGATCAACTTCTGGATGAAAGCGAATACCTCCCTTTGTAGGTCCACGAGAATCATTATATTGAATGCGATACCCTTCAAAGGTTCTTATTGTCCCATCATCCATACGAACAGGGAATGTCACATTGATAATACGATCAGGCTCATTAAGAAACTCTCTGTGTTCAAGAGGGGTTTTCTCAAATGCACGGTCAAGTTGTGCCTTGCACACCTCACACTCAGCGCTACGCCTGTTAATGATTTTTTTAGCCATACTACCTAGTAGTAAGCCAATCTTTAAAAAGATATGTTTGAAGTCTTAAAGAGTCTTTACCAACTCTTAGTGGACTACATTGACAAAAAACGGTGACAAAAACGCAATACAAACAAAATTACAAATGAACTACTATGGAAAAATGTGTTATTTGCTCGGAAGGAAGTATTGCGTTTAACGCACAAGGAATGCCTGTTTGTAAAACACACAAAGACTTTGTTTGCATAAATCTTGAGTGTCCTACCTGTGGAGGTTTTCTTGATGCAATGAGGGGAAAATATGGAACTTTTTTCAACTGCATGAAGTGTGGTAACTTCTCCCTTCTAAAACTCAAAGCGGTAAAAAACCTCTTTTTTGAAAAACAGTGAGGTTTTATATATTGCTAAGCATCAAACATCTTTATGATTTACCCTATTATCATTGCAGGTCTTTTCGGAGGGCTTACTCGCTCGGCAGTAGGCATACTTAAAGCAATACGTGCAAAGAGATTCAAACGCTTTGAAACATGGTACTTCACCTGGACGGTAATTCTCTCAGCAGTAATAGGAGTATTTGCAGCCCTGGTAATTGCAGAAGAGTGGAAAGTAGCACTTCTTGCAGGATATGCAGGAATTGACATAGTAGAGAACTTCATAAAAATTCGTGAGCGCAAACTATGAAATACAAAGAATTCATTCTTGATGATTTTCAAGAACAAGCAATCAATGCTCTCAACAAAAATCACTCCGTTGTTGTTTCAGCAGCAACAGGGACGGGAAAAACCCTCATAGCAGATTACATCATAGACAAAGACATCAAAGAAGGAAAACGCGTAGTCTACACCGCACCTATCAAAGCACTTTCCAATCAAAAATATCAACAATTCGTAAAAGAGTATGGTGAGCATCGTGTAGGAATTCTCACAGGGGATGTGGTAATTAACCCCGCAGCGGAAGTCCTCGTGATGACGACGGAGATCTACCGCAACATGCTTGTCACCAAAGATCCCAGCATTGAGCGTATAAGCTATGTTATCTTTGATGAGATTCACTACATTAATGATATTGAACGAGGTGTTGTGTGGGAAGAATCAATCATCTTCTCACCTCGTCACGTACGATTCCTCTGCCTCTCAGCAACAATTCCTAATGCAGAAGAATTTGCAGCATGGATTGAAAAAACACAACAGCACAAAGTAGAAGTTGTACGCAACGAAGTTCGCGCGGTACCTCTTACTCACAAATTTTTTGATACAGATCTAGGAATTACCACCCTAGAAGAAATCAAAGAATTAATCAAAATTGATAAGTCCTCAGAATTCTCTCCCAGAGGAAAAAGAAAAAAGAGATCATTCAAAATAGACCCTCCTTACTTTGCAGATCTTATACACGAAGTTGTTCATCAGAAAAAAACACCTGCAATTTACTTTGCGTTCTCAAGAAAAAAAACAGAAGAATTTGCAAAAGAACTCTCAAAAAAGAATGACTACGCATCAAAAGAACAAAAACAGCAAATCATCCAAATATGGAACCGCGTCATGAGAGGACAGGATCCTCAAATTACGAAACTCGCATCTACAAGACTCCTCAAACAAGTAGTTGAACAAGGAATAGGCATACACCACGCAGGTCTGCTTCCAGCACACAAACACGTTGTTGAAGAACTTTTCGGAAAAGGACTTCTCACCATCCTCTTCGCAACAGAAACCTTCGCAGTAGGACTAAACTTCCCTGCAAAAACAGTATGCTTTGACTCGCTTGAAAAATTTGATGGAATAAATTTTAGATATCTTAATTCAAAAGAATACTTCCAAATTGCAGGACGCGCAGGGAGAAGAGGCATTGACAAAGAAGGCCTTGCAATATCCATGATTGACAGAAGATTTGCAAACATCAAAAAAATAAAAAAACTCACCACTGCAGACACAGACCCCATAA from Candidatus Woesearchaeota archaeon includes these protein-coding regions:
- a CDS encoding Glu/Leu/Phe/Val dehydrogenase, whose amino-acid sequence is MAKKIINRRSAECEVCKAQLDRAFEKTPLEHREFLNEPDRIINVTFPVRMDDGTIRTFEGYRIQYNDSRGPTKGGIRFHPEVDLEEIKLLSFLMTLKCALVNIPYGGAKGGVIVDPRELSANELERVSRGYIRAIAPFIGPHIDIPAPDVNTNSTIMGWMLDEFEKINKAKAPGVITGKPLSLGGSKGREYATSLGGAIVLKHYLKGCTPESVTVAIQGFGNVGKNLARILSEWGYKIVAVSTSKGGVYVPAGLPMDKILKHHEQHRDFSTCEIGQKISNEDLLELDVDVLIPAAIENVITTKNVKNIKAKHILEMANAPITPEADELLDVPVIPDLLANAGGVIVSYFEWVQNMQHFFWSEEFVNEELERFISQAFYDVDAKCKEEGYSLREAAYQIAVERILEAEKARGRLV
- a CDS encoding DEAD/DEAH box helicase, which gives rise to MKYKEFILDDFQEQAINALNKNHSVVVSAATGTGKTLIADYIIDKDIKEGKRVVYTAPIKALSNQKYQQFVKEYGEHRVGILTGDVVINPAAEVLVMTTEIYRNMLVTKDPSIERISYVIFDEIHYINDIERGVVWEESIIFSPRHVRFLCLSATIPNAEEFAAWIEKTQQHKVEVVRNEVRAVPLTHKFFDTDLGITTLEEIKELIKIDKSSEFSPRGKRKKRSFKIDPPYFADLIHEVVHQKKTPAIYFAFSRKKTEEFAKELSKKNDYASKEQKQQIIQIWNRVMRGQDPQITKLASTRLLKQVVEQGIGIHHAGLLPAHKHVVEELFGKGLLTILFATETFAVGLNFPAKTVCFDSLEKFDGINFRYLNSKEYFQIAGRAGRRGIDKEGLAISMIDRRFANIKKIKKLTTADTDPIISQFRLTTNSVLNMIHHYTEEEINTILQSSFITFQKNRTYEQQRRSFDRRKKTLQKMGYLKGNTLTQKGLFATHIYANELLITELFFETPAREADPLTIATLIGAIIYEPRKNDEWVDACPKKIRKEIGNIIHSNKYTSKKFPFENATLLYAFIKKWYDQCEFIDLLELTTFSEGDIIRFFRQMIDFIEQIKKATTDYELIDKLNVIKTRIDREFVAQVF